The Polyangium aurulentum genomic interval GCGCCGCGGTTGCGGTCGGCGAGCGCGTGGTCCATGACCTGCGTCTTGAGGGGAAGGGCCTCGGGGGTCGAGCCCCGCGCGACGGGCGCCGCGGCTGGCACGGGAGCGGTCGGACGCGCGAGCAGCGCCGAATCCACCGCGCTGGCCGCGCGCAGGGCCGCCTGCATGGATCGGGCGTCTTGGAAGCGGTGGGCGGGATCGAATGCGAGCGCGCGATCGATCGCCGCCGCGAGCGCGGGAGGGATTCCCGGGAGGATCGAGGCAATGGGCGCGACCGGCTTCGTCGCGATCGCGATGAGCAGCGCCGCCACGGACCCGGCCTCGTGCACGAGGCGCCCGGTGAGCAACGTGAACATCGTCGCGCCGATGGCCCACAGATCGCTGCGAGCGTCCACCTCGTCCCACTTTGCGAGAGCCTGCTCGGGGGGCATGAACGCGGGCGTGCCCATGCCCACGCCCGTCGCGGTGAGGCGCGCGTTCTGGCCGTCGCGGAGGCGGGCGATCCCGAAATCGAGCACCTTGAGCTTTCCCTCGTGCGTGAGGAAGAGGTTCTCCGGCTTCAGGTCGCGGTGGATGATGCCTTTCGCGTGCGCGGCCGCGAGGATGTCGAGGAGCTGATCGACGAGGGGCACCACCTCGCCGGGCGACAGCCGCCCTCCGCTCCGCTCCGCGCGCGCGTCGAGGGTCTCACCTTCGAGCAGCTCCATCACCACGAAGACGGCGCCGTCCTCGCTGACCTCGTCGTCGAGGACGGCGACGCAGCCGGGATGCCCGATGGAGTTCGCCGCGTATCCCTCCCGCAGGAAGCGCGCGCGCAGGTCCGGATCCATCGACATCTCGGGGTGGAGCATCTTCACGGCGACGCGCTTGCCATTGCGGTGCGTCGCCGCGTAAACGACGGCCATGCCGCCGACGCCGAGGAGCGCGTCGATCCTCCATTTCCCGCGGAGGATCTCGCCTACCCGTCGCTTGGCGAGCTCGGCCCGAGCGTCCATTGTGCCCACACGTGCAAGCTACGCGAGTCTGCCCGTCATGCCAAGCGCTCGCATGCCGCGTACTTGCAAGTTTGCACCCACCTGCGACGCGTTGGCTCGCCGACCGTCGAGATCATGACACATGGCCTGGCACGTACGCTGGCGCGCCGTCAACCCTCGCGGCGATTGAGGTACGCCTCGGCGCTCTCGAGCTTCGCATACCCCCAGCCGAGCGCGGACATGAATGCGCCGTGCACCTCGTGCGCCGGAATGGTACGCCCCTCGAATGCGACGTCGCGCGTCGCGCAGGCGTCGTGGATCAGCGTGCAGGGAAGGCCGATGTCGACCGCGTGGCGCGTGGTCGCGTCGATGCACATGTGGCTCATGGCCCCGCAGACGACGAGGCGCTCGACGCCGGCGCCGCGGATCGCCTCGAGCAGGCCCGATTCGCGGAAGCTATTCGGGTAATGCTTCTCGATGACGACCTCGCCCGCGCGGGGCGCGACGCTCTCGTGGATGTCGACGCCGTCGGTGCCGCGCACGAAGAAGGGCGCGTCGGGGCCCAGGAAGACGTGCTGCACGTGGAACATGGGCAGGCCCTCGTCGCGGAAGCGCGCGAGCAGCGCGGCGGCCTTCGCGCTCGCCTCGGCGATACCGGACAGCTCCATGCGCCCGCCGGGGAAGTAATCGTTCTGGATGTCCACCAGGATGAGTCCGGTCTTCATGGGTTTCTCCTGCGCCGGGCGCTGTGGCGCGGCGCGCATGCCAGGGTAGGCGACGGAGCGCCCCAGGCGCAACGCCCGAGGCGCGCGATCCGTCGCGAGGAGGGCTTCCCAGGGGCGGCCCACCTGCTCTAAGCTCGTCGCCTTCGAACGCGAGGGAGAGACGACATCATGGCTGACAAGTACCGGCTGGTGACGCGGAGCGATTTCGACGGCCTCGTTTGCGCCGTGCTCCTGAAGAAGCTCGGCATCCTCGACGAGATCAAGTTCGTCCACCCGAAGGACATGCAGGACGGCAAGGTCCCCGTCACGCAGAGGGACATCACCACGAACCTCCCCTACGTCGAGGGAGTCCACCTCGCCTTCGACCACCACTCGAGCGAGACCCTGCGCGTCGGCAAGCGCGACAATCACATCATCGACCCGCACGCGGACTCGGCGGCGCGCGTCGTGTACCGCCATTACGGCGGCAAAGAGCGATTCTCCGACATCCCCGACGACATGATGGAGGCCGTCGACAAGGCCGACGCCGCGCGGTTCTCGCCCGACGAGATCCTCGAGCCGGAGGGCTGGGTGCTGCTCAACTACCTGATGGACGCCCGCACCGGGCTCGGCCGCTTCCGGCAGTTCCGCATCTCGAACTACGATCTCATGATGAAGCTCATCGACATGTGTCTGAACCACACGGTCGAGGAGATCCTCCAGGACCCGGACGTGAAGGAGCGGGTCGACATGTATTACGAGCAGGAGGATCGCGCCATCCAGCAGATCAAGCGCTGCTCCACCGTGCACGGGAACCTCGTGGTGCTCGATCTGCGGGGCGAGGAGACGATCTGGGCCAGCAATCGATTCATGATCTACGCGCTCTTCCCCAAGTGCAACATCTCGATCCACGTGATGTGGGGCCTGAAGAAGCAGAACACCGTCTTCGCCACGGGTAAATCGATCCTCGACCGCAGCTCGAAGACGAACGTGGGCGCGCTGATGCTCGAATACGGCGGCGGCGGGCACGACGCCGCGGGCACCTGCCAGATCGACAACGACAAGGCCGAGGGCGTATTGAAAGAGCTCATCGCCCGCATCAACGCGGACGGCTGAGCCCGCGCGCACGACCGCCGGACGATTGGCTGTCGTCGCCCCCACGAATGCGCCCAGCGCGCAACTTCATCCATAACGAAAGCACAATCGTCCCCGCGGCCCTTGATGCCGCGCCGGCGCTGGGGCATGCTCGATCCAATGCTCCCTGGCGACGTCATCGGTGGCCGCTTCGAGCTCCTGAGGCGCGCCGGGAGGGGCGGGATGGGGACCGTCTTCCAGGCCCTCGACCGAGAGACGGGGATGTTCGTGGCGCTCAAGGTCCTGCGCGATCCCGAGGGCCACGCCGCGCGATTCCTCCACGAGGCGCGCGTCCTGTCCACGATCGACCACCCGCACGTGGTGCGTTACGTCGCGCACGCCGTGACGCCGCGCGGTGAGCCTTACCTCGCAATGGAATGGCTCGAGGGCGAGAGCCTCTCGGTGCGGCTCGATCGCGGCGGGCTGCCGCTCGCCGAGACCCTGGATCTCGTCCGCCGCGTCGCGGATGCTCTGGCCGCCGCGCACGCCCGCGGGGTCGTGCACCGGGATATCAAGCCGAGCAACCTGCTCCTGCCGCTCGGCGAGGCCGCGCGGGTGAAGGTGCTCGATTTCGGGATCGCGCGCCAATCGGGCGGGACGGTGAGCTTCACGGGGTTCGACGCGATCATCGGGACGCTCGGGTACATGGCGCCCGAGCAGGCGCGCGGGGAGCCCGACGTGGGCCCGCCTGCGGACGTATTCGCGCTCGGCTGCGTCCTCTTCGAGTGCCTCGCGGGCAGGCCTGCATTCCGGGCGGAGCACCCGATGGCGCTCATGGCGAAGCTCTTGCTCGAGGAGCCGCCGCGATTGGGCGAGCTGGGGCTATCGTTGCCGCAAGGCCTCTCGGAGCTCGTCGCGCGGATGCTCGCGAAGGACCCGAACGCGCGCCCGGCGGATGGAGCGGCCGTCGTCGCGGCGCTCTCCGAGATCGATATCGGCGGATACGATCCGGACGAGGCCCACCCGAGCGGCGAGCGCAGGAGCATCACGGCCATGGAGCGGCGGCTCGTGTCCATCGTGGCGGTGGCTCGCGCGGGCAGAATCACCGGCGGCGTCGTTCGAATGCCCGAGCCCGAGGCGGCGCGGCGCGAGCTATTGTATCTGGTGCGGCAGGCGGCGGCGCCGCTCGGGGCGCGCGTGGAGGAGCTGGGGAGCGGCGTGGTCGTGGCCGTGCTCGTCGGCGAGGGCAGCGTGACCGAGCAGGTGGCGGCCGCGGCGCGCTGCGCATTATCGGTGAAGCTCGCGCTTCCGAGGGCCGCCGTGGTGCTCGTGACGGGGCGCGCCGAGGCCACGAATCGCTTGCCGGTCGGGCAGGCGCTCGAGCGGGCGGCGGCGCTCCTCGACGAGGTGGGCGAAGGCGAGGGGCCCGTGCGAATCGACGACGTCACGCGGGCGCTGCTCGATCCGCGGTTCGAGGTGCTCGAGGCCGAAGCTCGAATCGAGCTGCACGGCGAGCGCCGGCGGGGCGAGGAGCTGCGCACGCTCCTCGGCAAACCGAGCCCGTTCGTGGGGCGGGAGCGGGAGCTTCGGAACATCCTCGATTTCGTCGACGAGAGCTTCGAGGAGCGGCGCCCGCTCGCGATCACGGTGACGGCGCCGCCGGGCATGGGCAAATCGCGGCTGCGCCAGGAGGCCCTGCGCAAGCTGCGCGAGCGCTACCCGAACCTCGCCTTCGCCATTGCACGGCCCGACGCGATCGGCGCCGGATCGGCCTTCGCGATGCTCGCTGCGGCTTTGCGCGACGTCCTGGAGCTGACGGGCGGCGAGCCGCTCGAGGTGCGGCAGGAAAAACTGAAGCGCACGGTCGGCCTCTTTCACGCGGGGGAGGACGCGCAGCGGATCGCCGAGTTCCTCGGGGAGATCTCCGGCTCGCCGTTCCCGGATCGGGACAGCCCTCGCCTGCGCGCGGCGCGGCAGAGCCCGCAATTCATGGCCGATCAAATCGAGGCCGCATACACCGATCTCGTCGGGGCCATCGGACAGCGCCAGCCTTTTCTGCTCCTCGTCGAGGATCTTCAATGGGGCGACGCGCCGTCGATCAAGATCATCGACGCCGTGCTGCGCGATCTGCAGGATCGGCCCGTCGCGGTGCTCGCCTTCGCGCGGCCCGAGGTGCAGGAGATCTTCCCGCGCCTGTGGGCGGGCCGCGACATGCACACGATCCGCCTCGCCTCGCTGCCGCGGCGCGCCGCGACCGAGCTCGTTCAAAGCGCGCTCGGCCCGTCCGCCGACGCGGCGCACGTCGCCGTGATCGTCGAGCGCGCCGAAGGAAATGCGTTTTACCTGGAGGAGCTCATCCGCGCGGTCGCCGAGGGGCGGGGCGAGGCGCTGCCGGACACGGTGCTCGGCATGGTGGAGGCGCGCCTGTCGGCGCTCGCGCCCGTGCAGCGGCGGCTTTTGCGAGCCGCCAGCGTTTTCGGCGAGGTCTTCTGGGGCGACGGCGTCGGCTTTCTCCTCGGGGGCGACGAGGGGCTCGAGGGGGCGCTCGAGAAGCTCTGCGCGGGGGAGCTCGTCCTGCGGCGGACGAAATCGCGCTTCACGGGCGAGGTCGAGTACGCATTCCGGCACGCGCTCATCCGGGAGGCGGCGTACGCGATGCTCGCCGACCGAGACCGCGCGCTCGGGCATGGGCTCGCGGGCGAGTGGCTCGGGCGCGCGGGCGAGATGGATGCCTTCGTGCTGGCGGAGCATTTCCAGCGCGGGGGGCAGCTCGAGGCGGCCGCCGCCCATTACCTTCGCGCGGGCAGCCAGTCGTTCGACAGAAACGATCTGGAGGGCGCCCTCTTGCGCGCGCGGCGCGGGATCGACTGCGGCGCAGAGGGCGAGGTCCTCGGCAACCTGCGGGCCCTGTGCGCGATGGCGCATTGCTGGCGCGCCGAGCTCGAGGACGCGCACTGGATGGCGCGCGCAGCCCTGCCGCTCGTGGGGCGCGGCAGCCGCTGGGAGTGCATCGTCCTCTTCCACGGCACCTGGGCGTCGCTCGTCACCGGCGCCGAAAGCGATTTCGCGCAAATGGCCGACAGGTTCGTCCGGTTCGAGCCCGACGCCGAGGTTCGCCGCGATTTCATGCTATGGGCGCCCCTCGCCGCCTCGCTGCTCACCTCGTACGGACGCAGGGAGCTGTGCCGCGCCCTGCTCGATCGGGCCGAGGGGCTCGCCGCCGCCATGCCCAGCGTGGATCTCGACCTGCTCGGCGCGCTCTCGATCGGGCACAGCGACTACGTCCGCGCGTTCGAGCGGTCGCCGTGGAGGCAGCTCGAGCTCACGCGCGCGGCGGTGAGGGCCTTCGAGGCGATCGGCGACACCCGCAACCAGATCACCGCGCAAAACCGCCTCGGGCAGGCGGAGGCCGAGCTCGGCGATCCGGACGCGGGCGAGGAGACGCTGCGCCGCGCGGTCCAGCTCGCGCAGCGCATCCAGGGGCCCTTCTCGAGGCTCCAATCCGAGCTGCACCTCGCCGCGCTGCTGTGCAAGCGCCCGGAGGACGCGGCGTGGGGCGAGGCGGACGAGATCGCGCGGGCCGTCCTCGCGGCGCCCGGGGTGAGCGCCGGCTATCGCGGCTGGGCGTTCGGCATCCGGGCGCAGATCCTCCTCAACCGGGGCGCCCACGACGAGGCCGCGCGCGCGGCCCGCGAGGCCGACGCCCTGTGCGAGCGCGTCCCTCTGCGCAGGCTCTGGGTCGCGACGCTCCTCGTCCGCGCCCTGATCCACCTCGGGCAGCGCGCGCACGCGCTCGAGCTCGCTCGCCGCATGGGCCCCGAGCTGTCGCACCTGGGCGGAGGGGGCTACGTCGAGGTCGAGGCGCGGCTCTGCCTGGCCGAGGCCCTCTTCGCGAGCGGCGAGCTCGACGACGGGCGCCGCGCCCTGCGCGACACGGCCGCCGCGATCGAGCTGCGGGCCCGCGCGATCCCGGAGGACGCGTGGCGCGCGCGCTACCTCGAGCGGGTCCCCGAGGTCGTGCGCGCCCGTTCGCTGTTGCGGACGTGGCAGGGCATCCGCTGACGCACGCCCTGCAAAAGGGATTGCGCAGCGTCATCCAGGTAGCGCCACCAACCGCGCGCGCCAGGCTCAGAACGGCTGGTTGCCGATGATCTCGAACTCGGTCTCGACGGAGGCGTTCACGTGGGCGTCGCACGCGGGAACGCCCTCGCATGCGACGGTCTCCGCGCGGGCCGAGACGTCGATGCGGAGCTTGCCCTTGCCGAGCGGAGCACTCGCGGGCACGTGCAAGATCACGCTGTCGCCGTCGAGCGCGGCCGTCAGCTCGACGGGCATGACGACGGCCGGATCCTCGTAGACGAAGGCGATGGAGACGCCGTCCTCGAGCAGCTCGTCCTCGGGCACCGACCAGTCGAAGGCGAAGTTGTCGCCGGGTTTGGCCTGGTCATTCTTGCTCTGGGGGACGAGCGTCCGCTCCTCGAGCAGGTGCGCGATCTCGACCACGATGCGGGCCGTGTCGTCGCTCGCCTCGATGCGGGTCGCGCCGGCGCCCAGGTCGTCGTCCGAGAGCGAGCGACGGAACCTCGGGGCGCTGCAGACCCATCCGCCCTTGCTGGGCTGCTCGCCGCCGCGGGTGAAGAGGTCCATGGGCTCGTCTTCGAGCTTGGCGTCGACGTCCTCGGAGATCGGCTCGCAGTCGCCGCTCGGGGGGTGCAGGAGCAGGTCGACGCGCGGCTGCGCTTCGAGGGATGCGGTGACCTCGACGCGCGCCGGCGCGAGGTCCGCGAGGCTGGTGCCGGACTCGCCGAACAAGCCGCAGCCTGGGGCACCGAGGACGGCCAAAGAGGCGAGGAGCAGGACGGAACGAGGGCGGATGTCGGCAGGCCGGGAGGACATGCCAAGCGACCAAGGCAAACCGTGTACCGACGCGGCGGCTCTCGCCATTGACGCGTTTTTCCCGGGTTTGACGCAGCGCACGCCCACGCTGCGTCAATGCTCCGGGGTGCGGAGAACTGGCCTCGCCGGGGGTTTGACGGGGACGCGTGCGGCGCAGCGCAGCAAGGCGCGGCGAGGGGCGCGGCGGGGGTGCGGCGGGAGATCCGCATGCGGCGAGGGCTCCGCAGGTGTTGGGCGTATGCTCCGCGCGTAAGTGCTTACGCGCGGCGGCTCCCCTGCCCTCCCCGCGCGCCGTCAGGGCGCGAGCAGCATGACGCGCACCTGGCTCGGTACGATGCGCATGCCTGGGGCGTTGGTGCTGTTATGGATGTTGATGCTCGTCAGGCGCGTGCCCGGCAGGCCTCCGACGAGCACGGTGAAAGCGGCGGTGAGGCTGCGGGTCGGCCCCATGACGGTCCCGGAGGCGACGCCCGTCGCAATGCCGGGATTGTCGCCCATGCTGATCGGAATCATGGTGGCCAGGTTGTGGGCGGGTGTGCCGCCGTAGAGAACCATGGGGACGAAGGGCACGCCGAGCGGCCCGATCGACAGGTTCGGGTACGGGATCGGGATGGGCGTGGGGGCCGGCGGCGCGGGCGTGAGGCACACGTCGGGGAATCCCAGGTTCAGCCCGCCCATCTGCGAATTCGCGAACATGGCGTGCCCTCCTCAACCGAGCTGGATTTGCTTCCCGTCGACCTTCGCGAGCTCCTCGGCGTGCACGACGGCGTGCTCGGCGCGCAGGGCCATCGTCGACTCGGCCGCGTAATCGATCTTCTTCGCCTTGAGCTGGTCGATGTCCTCGACCGTGCGAAACGATCGCTTCACGCGCTGCGAGACGCGCTCGAAGACCGAGTCGCACACGGCGCCGACGGTCTTGATCGCCTCGACCTGGGCCTCGAAGCGGCTGCCGAGGTAGGCGAGCTTCTGCACGAAGACGGTGCCCTCGAGCGCACTCACGCCGAGCGATTTGCCCGTGAGGCTCAGCTCGTCGCCCGAGGTGAGGCTCACGCCGCGCGCCGCGCGTACGCCGATCTTGCCCGACCCGGCGCGCACCTCGAGATCGCCCTCGACCTCGAGCGTGGTCGCCCCCTCTTCGCCCTCGAGCACCGCGAGGACGAAGCAGCGGCCCCCGCGGCCGAACGCGACGAGGACCTCGTCGCCGGGGCGGGGCGCGACGAGGCAGCTACGAGCGCGCTTGGCGGCGCAGTCGAAGTCGCCCACGCGCACGGTGAAGGCGCCGTCCTTCGCTTCGAGGACGGTGCCCTCGTCGATCGTCGCCTGGTCGCGGTTCAGCTTGCGTGCGAGGTTTTGCATGCGTCCTCCTGGCTCTCGAGCGATCGACGAAAGCGCCGACGAATCAATAGGGCGGGTTCCAGTCCTCCGACTCGGCGACGACGGCTTCGTCGCCGAGGGCGGCGGCCCTGTTGCACCAGAGGGTAGCCTCGTCCTTCACGCGATGGAAGCGCGCGCGGAAGACCTTGGCCCCCGTGAAATCGGCCGCCGAG includes:
- a CDS encoding serine/threonine-protein kinase; its protein translation is MDARAELAKRRVGEILRGKWRIDALLGVGGMAVVYAATHRNGKRVAVKMLHPEMSMDPDLRARFLREGYAANSIGHPGCVAVLDDEVSEDGAVFVVMELLEGETLDARAERSGGRLSPGEVVPLVDQLLDILAAAHAKGIIHRDLKPENLFLTHEGKLKVLDFGIARLRDGQNARLTATGVGMGTPAFMPPEQALAKWDEVDARSDLWAIGATMFTLLTGRLVHEAGSVAALLIAIATKPVAPIASILPGIPPALAAAIDRALAFDPAHRFQDARSMQAALRAASAVDSALLARPTAPVPAAAPVARGSTPEALPLKTQVMDHALADRNRGATLFNASAPVAPRSMRSAAPLAIGALVLLGGVAALLFTLGRTPETPAALDTASPSAATPALQGSTIAAVPSVQPQEPAPAPPPTQSAADQGPTAARPAPVATTAGSARTKATTASTATKKKSTPVDKLERFN
- a CDS encoding cysteine hydrolase family protein gives rise to the protein MKTGLILVDIQNDYFPGGRMELSGIAEASAKAAALLARFRDEGLPMFHVQHVFLGPDAPFFVRGTDGVDIHESVAPRAGEVVIEKHYPNSFRESGLLEAIRGAGVERLVVCGAMSHMCIDATTRHAVDIGLPCTLIHDACATRDVAFEGRTIPAHEVHGAFMSALGWGYAKLESAEAYLNRREG
- a CDS encoding exopolyphosphatase, coding for MADKYRLVTRSDFDGLVCAVLLKKLGILDEIKFVHPKDMQDGKVPVTQRDITTNLPYVEGVHLAFDHHSSETLRVGKRDNHIIDPHADSAARVVYRHYGGKERFSDIPDDMMEAVDKADAARFSPDEILEPEGWVLLNYLMDARTGLGRFRQFRISNYDLMMKLIDMCLNHTVEEILQDPDVKERVDMYYEQEDRAIQQIKRCSTVHGNLVVLDLRGEETIWASNRFMIYALFPKCNISIHVMWGLKKQNTVFATGKSILDRSSKTNVGALMLEYGGGGHDAAGTCQIDNDKAEGVLKELIARINADG
- a CDS encoding serine/threonine-protein kinase PknK, which encodes MLPGDVIGGRFELLRRAGRGGMGTVFQALDRETGMFVALKVLRDPEGHAARFLHEARVLSTIDHPHVVRYVAHAVTPRGEPYLAMEWLEGESLSVRLDRGGLPLAETLDLVRRVADALAAAHARGVVHRDIKPSNLLLPLGEAARVKVLDFGIARQSGGTVSFTGFDAIIGTLGYMAPEQARGEPDVGPPADVFALGCVLFECLAGRPAFRAEHPMALMAKLLLEEPPRLGELGLSLPQGLSELVARMLAKDPNARPADGAAVVAALSEIDIGGYDPDEAHPSGERRSITAMERRLVSIVAVARAGRITGGVVRMPEPEAARRELLYLVRQAAAPLGARVEELGSGVVVAVLVGEGSVTEQVAAAARCALSVKLALPRAAVVLVTGRAEATNRLPVGQALERAAALLDEVGEGEGPVRIDDVTRALLDPRFEVLEAEARIELHGERRRGEELRTLLGKPSPFVGRERELRNILDFVDESFEERRPLAITVTAPPGMGKSRLRQEALRKLRERYPNLAFAIARPDAIGAGSAFAMLAAALRDVLELTGGEPLEVRQEKLKRTVGLFHAGEDAQRIAEFLGEISGSPFPDRDSPRLRAARQSPQFMADQIEAAYTDLVGAIGQRQPFLLLVEDLQWGDAPSIKIIDAVLRDLQDRPVAVLAFARPEVQEIFPRLWAGRDMHTIRLASLPRRAATELVQSALGPSADAAHVAVIVERAEGNAFYLEELIRAVAEGRGEALPDTVLGMVEARLSALAPVQRRLLRAASVFGEVFWGDGVGFLLGGDEGLEGALEKLCAGELVLRRTKSRFTGEVEYAFRHALIREAAYAMLADRDRALGHGLAGEWLGRAGEMDAFVLAEHFQRGGQLEAAAAHYLRAGSQSFDRNDLEGALLRARRGIDCGAEGEVLGNLRALCAMAHCWRAELEDAHWMARAALPLVGRGSRWECIVLFHGTWASLVTGAESDFAQMADRFVRFEPDAEVRRDFMLWAPLAASLLTSYGRRELCRALLDRAEGLAAAMPSVDLDLLGALSIGHSDYVRAFERSPWRQLELTRAAVRAFEAIGDTRNQITAQNRLGQAEAELGDPDAGEETLRRAVQLAQRIQGPFSRLQSELHLAALLCKRPEDAAWGEADEIARAVLAAPGVSAGYRGWAFGIRAQILLNRGAHDEAARAAREADALCERVPLRRLWVATLLVRALIHLGQRAHALELARRMGPELSHLGGGGYVEVEARLCLAEALFASGELDDGRRALRDTAAAIELRARAIPEDAWRARYLERVPEVVRARSLLRTWQGIR
- a CDS encoding DUF4150 domain-containing protein, which produces MFANSQMGGLNLGFPDVCLTPAPPAPTPIPIPYPNLSIGPLGVPFVPMVLYGGTPAHNLATMIPISMGDNPGIATGVASGTVMGPTRSLTAAFTVLVGGLPGTRLTSINIHNSTNAPGMRIVPSQVRVMLLAP
- a CDS encoding DUF3540 domain-containing protein codes for the protein MQNLARKLNRDQATIDEGTVLEAKDGAFTVRVGDFDCAAKRARSCLVAPRPGDEVLVAFGRGGRCFVLAVLEGEEGATTLEVEGDLEVRAGSGKIGVRAARGVSLTSGDELSLTGKSLGVSALEGTVFVQKLAYLGSRFEAQVEAIKTVGAVCDSVFERVSQRVKRSFRTVEDIDQLKAKKIDYAAESTMALRAEHAVVHAEELAKVDGKQIQLG